From a region of the Stenotrophomonas sp. BIO128-Bstrain genome:
- a CDS encoding dicarboxylate/amino acid:cation symporter, with product MKLVSAWLRIPFWQRVLGGFVLGALAGWLLGPAAETWFGPLGDLYVTLIKMIAVPLVFFAVINAISSLHGQKSVAALGGRTFLWFIITAALAVCVGLGVGTLMQPGSGALSLSMDHSYTPREVPSVIKVLMDVVPSNVFYALTGIGTRVNAAGETVLAAGRGSILPVIFFAGLLGFAMVKLGDKVSEARKLTGQMSDIMIQVTRFVLEITPLGTFGLIAGLVGSYGFEKLLPLGNFVLALYIACALHIVVVYGSLLLMHGLNPLKFFRGAAPGMQVAFVSSSSFAAMPAAMRSITHNLGVNKDYASFAVPLGASIKMDGCGAIYPALCAVFIAQYTGVPLTPEQYIVVLIASVLGSFGTAGVPGTAVVMATVVLSAANLPLETIGYLYAIDRILDMMRTMTNVTGQMLVPVIVAKETGLLDRAVYDNPSTNLGVDEGEERTS from the coding sequence ATGAAGCTGGTCTCTGCCTGGCTGCGGATCCCCTTCTGGCAACGGGTCCTCGGCGGCTTCGTGCTGGGCGCACTGGCCGGCTGGCTGCTCGGCCCGGCGGCCGAAACCTGGTTCGGCCCCCTCGGCGATCTCTACGTCACCCTGATCAAGATGATCGCGGTGCCGCTGGTGTTCTTCGCCGTGATCAACGCCATTTCCTCGCTGCACGGGCAGAAGTCCGTGGCGGCACTCGGCGGGCGCACCTTCCTGTGGTTCATCATCACCGCGGCCCTGGCCGTGTGCGTGGGGCTGGGCGTGGGCACCCTCATGCAGCCGGGCAGCGGCGCGCTCAGCCTGAGCATGGACCACAGCTACACCCCGCGCGAAGTACCCAGCGTGATCAAGGTGCTGATGGATGTCGTGCCCTCCAACGTGTTCTACGCGTTGACCGGCATCGGCACCCGCGTCAACGCCGCCGGTGAAACCGTCCTGGCCGCCGGCCGCGGTTCGATCCTGCCGGTGATCTTCTTCGCCGGCCTGCTCGGCTTCGCCATGGTCAAGCTGGGCGACAAGGTCAGCGAAGCACGCAAGCTGACCGGCCAGATGAGCGACATCATGATCCAGGTGACCCGCTTCGTGCTGGAGATCACCCCGCTGGGCACCTTCGGCCTGATCGCCGGCCTGGTCGGCAGCTATGGCTTCGAGAAACTGCTGCCGCTCGGCAACTTCGTCCTGGCCCTGTACATCGCCTGCGCGCTGCACATCGTGGTGGTCTACGGCAGCCTCCTGCTCATGCACGGCCTGAACCCGCTGAAATTCTTCCGCGGCGCCGCCCCCGGCATGCAGGTGGCCTTCGTCAGCTCCTCCAGCTTCGCGGCCATGCCGGCCGCGATGCGCTCGATCACCCACAACCTTGGCGTCAACAAGGACTACGCCTCCTTCGCCGTCCCCCTGGGTGCCAGCATCAAGATGGACGGCTGCGGCGCGATCTATCCCGCCCTGTGCGCCGTCTTCATCGCCCAGTACACCGGCGTCCCGCTCACCCCCGAGCAGTACATCGTCGTGCTGATCGCCTCGGTCCTGGGCAGCTTCGGCACCGCCGGCGTCCCCGGCACCGCCGTGGTCATGGCCACCGTCGTGCTGAGCGCGGCCAACCTGCCACTGGAAACCATCGGCTACCTCTACGCGATCGACCGCATCCTGGACATGATGCGCACCATGACCAACGTTACCGGCCAGATGCTGGTCCCGGTCATCGTTGCCAAGGAAACCGGCCTGCTCGACCGCGCGGTCTACGACAACCCATCCACCAACTTGGGCGTGGATGAGGGCGAAGAACGAACGTCCTGA
- the tilS gene encoding tRNA lysidine(34) synthetase TilS, with protein MTSLLPPPPSVVHPVLVGFSGGLDSTVLLHWLATSPAQRTAGLRAVHIHHGLQEQADAWTVHCTQLCARWNIPLRVIRVQVPRHQGQGLEAAARHARREAFASQLLPGEHLALAHHRDDQAETFLMRALRGSGVDGLASMQVTSAFGAGTVWRPLLEVPRSALRAHAQAEGLEWIEDPSNASDDADRNFLRLHVLPQLRQRWPQADAAFARSAALCAQSQHLLDSADRDALERCSVGPGVIDCARLLRQPLERRARLLRHWVRGSGLPPLPAAGVEAVERELLPAAHHADAQFAWQGARIRRWRGQLHLLSASLALPADWSVHWDGRAPLALPDGGELVLLGTDAGFDSPVQIRARRGGERIQLPGRTHSHALKDLLQQQGLPPWQRRQLPLLFDEDTLLAAGDRVIGAALQPWLLAHHAQLQWTPGAA; from the coding sequence ATGACCTCCCTGCTGCCGCCACCGCCCTCTGTCGTCCACCCTGTGCTGGTCGGCTTCAGCGGTGGGCTCGATTCCACCGTCCTGCTGCACTGGCTGGCCACCTCGCCGGCACAGCGGACGGCCGGCCTGCGCGCCGTGCATATCCATCACGGCCTGCAGGAACAGGCTGACGCCTGGACCGTGCACTGCACGCAGCTCTGTGCGCGCTGGAACATCCCGCTGCGGGTGATCCGCGTGCAGGTGCCGCGTCACCAGGGACAAGGCCTGGAAGCCGCCGCGCGGCATGCGCGCCGTGAGGCGTTCGCTTCGCAGCTGCTGCCTGGTGAACACCTGGCCCTGGCCCATCACCGCGATGACCAGGCCGAGACCTTCCTGATGCGTGCGCTGCGCGGCTCCGGCGTGGATGGGTTGGCCTCCATGCAGGTCACCAGCGCGTTTGGCGCCGGCACCGTGTGGCGGCCCTTGCTGGAGGTTCCGCGCAGTGCGTTGCGCGCACATGCGCAGGCCGAGGGGCTGGAGTGGATCGAAGATCCCAGCAATGCCAGCGATGACGCCGATCGCAACTTCCTGCGGCTGCACGTGCTGCCGCAACTGCGCCAGCGCTGGCCGCAGGCCGATGCGGCATTTGCCCGGAGTGCCGCCTTGTGCGCGCAGTCCCAGCACCTGCTCGACAGTGCCGACCGCGACGCATTGGAACGCTGCAGCGTCGGCCCCGGCGTGATCGACTGCGCGCGGCTGCTGCGCCAGCCGCTCGAGCGCCGCGCACGGTTGCTGCGGCACTGGGTGCGCGGCAGTGGCCTGCCGCCGCTGCCGGCAGCGGGCGTGGAGGCGGTCGAACGCGAGCTGCTCCCGGCTGCCCACCACGCCGATGCGCAGTTCGCCTGGCAGGGGGCACGCATCCGCCGCTGGCGCGGCCAACTGCACCTGCTCTCGGCCAGCCTGGCCTTGCCGGCCGACTGGAGCGTGCACTGGGATGGCCGCGCGCCGCTGGCATTGCCAGACGGTGGCGAGCTGGTCCTGCTTGGCACGGACGCCGGTTTCGATAGCCCGGTGCAGATCCGCGCACGCCGCGGCGGCGAGCGCATCCAGCTGCCCGGGCGCACGCATTCCCATGCGCTCAAAGACCTGCTGCAGCAGCAGGGCCTGCCGCCGTGGCAGCGTCGCCAGCTGCCGCTGCTGTTCGACGAGGACACATTGCTGGCCGCCGGTGACCGGGTTATCGGTGCGGCCCTGCAACCGTGGCTGCTGGCCCATCACGCGCAGTTGCAGTGGACACCCGGCGCGGCGTGA
- a CDS encoding farnesyl diphosphate synthase: MTVEATFARWRDRIESQLDASLPSPSDAPRGLHQAMRYAVLGGGKRMRPLLVYASGRIFGADENALDAPAMAVELIHAYSLVHDDLPAMDDDALRRGRPTTHIAFDEATAILAGDALQTRAFGLIADAPLPASLRVACLQTLAHASGAAGMCGGQALDIDATGHQQPLQDLERMHALKTGALIRAAVRMGALCGQAPAADLATLDTVASALGLAFQVRDDILDVEASSEQLGKTAGKDEAQAKSTFPALLGMDGAKAHLRTLSEQMFDGLAGYGEPADALRALAKLAVERDH; encoded by the coding sequence ATGACGGTTGAGGCCACGTTCGCGCGTTGGCGCGACCGGATCGAAAGCCAGCTCGACGCCAGCCTGCCCTCCCCGTCCGATGCCCCGCGTGGACTGCACCAGGCGATGCGCTATGCGGTGCTCGGGGGCGGCAAGCGCATGCGCCCGCTGCTGGTGTATGCAAGCGGCCGGATTTTCGGCGCCGACGAGAACGCGCTGGACGCGCCGGCGATGGCGGTCGAGCTGATCCACGCGTATTCGCTGGTGCATGACGATCTGCCGGCGATGGACGATGACGCCCTGCGTCGCGGCCGCCCGACCACGCACATCGCCTTTGATGAAGCCACCGCGATCCTCGCCGGTGATGCCCTGCAGACGCGCGCGTTCGGCCTGATCGCCGATGCGCCGCTGCCCGCGTCACTGCGCGTGGCCTGCCTGCAGACGCTGGCCCACGCCTCCGGTGCCGCCGGCATGTGCGGCGGCCAGGCGCTGGATATCGACGCCACCGGTCATCAACAGCCGCTGCAGGATCTTGAGCGCATGCACGCGCTCAAGACCGGCGCACTGATCCGCGCGGCGGTGCGCATGGGCGCGCTGTGTGGCCAGGCACCCGCCGCCGATCTGGCAACGCTGGATACGGTCGCCTCGGCGCTCGGTCTGGCATTCCAGGTGCGCGATGACATCCTCGATGTCGAAGCCAGTTCCGAACAGCTCGGCAAGACCGCCGGCAAGGACGAGGCACAGGCCAAGTCGACCTTCCCGGCACTGCTCGGCATGGACGGGGCGAAGGCGCATCTGCGCACGCTGAGCGAGCAGATGTTCGATGGCCTGGCCGGATATGGCGAGCCGGCAGATGCACTGCGTGCGCTGGCGAAGCTGGCGGTTGAGCGGGACCACTGA
- a CDS encoding WG repeat-containing protein, with amino-acid sequence MHQIRRNAANRGRLARPLLLVAGLFASPLTLAADTGTGTGAGTGCTALTQEDGLQPLPGCQWLDGHLELDAASLASLSYDRDGLAAVYAGGGFHYVRADGRQLPVITFDNGPDYVVEGLVRGRVGQRIGYFDTQLRQAFPGTFDFGWAFDDGVARVCEGCRPGTPDDHGHIAMVGGTWYRIDRQGRPAMDAGTP; translated from the coding sequence ATGCATCAAATTCGTCGCAATGCAGCGAACAGGGGCCGCCTCGCGCGGCCCCTGCTGCTGGTGGCCGGTCTGTTCGCATCGCCGCTGACCTTGGCCGCCGACACCGGCACCGGCACCGGCGCCGGCACCGGCTGCACCGCCCTGACCCAGGAAGATGGGCTGCAGCCGCTGCCCGGTTGCCAGTGGCTCGATGGGCATCTGGAACTCGACGCGGCGTCCCTGGCGTCGCTGTCCTACGATCGGGACGGGCTGGCAGCGGTGTACGCCGGCGGTGGATTCCACTACGTCCGTGCCGATGGCCGTCAGTTGCCGGTGATCACCTTCGACAACGGCCCGGACTACGTCGTGGAGGGGTTGGTGCGTGGGCGTGTCGGGCAGCGCATCGGTTACTTCGATACCCAGCTGCGCCAAGCCTTTCCGGGCACGTTCGATTTTGGCTGGGCGTTCGATGACGGGGTGGCCCGCGTCTGCGAAGGCTGCCGTCCGGGCACGCCGGACGACCACGGCCACATCGCGATGGTTGGCGGCACCTGGTATCGCATCGATCGGCAGGGGCGCCCGGCGATGGATGCCGGCACACCGTGA
- a CDS encoding DUF4870 domain-containing protein, translating into MSDFDNVTTPPPPVSAPAPADQRTMALVAHLLGIFTWFLGPLIIWLINKDDSSKRFVTDQAKEALNFQITITIAMLICIVLTIVIIGGLLAPIVGLLNVIFCIIAAVKANNGEAYRYPFALRLIK; encoded by the coding sequence GTGAGCGATTTCGACAACGTCACCACCCCGCCGCCGCCGGTGAGCGCCCCGGCACCGGCCGATCAGCGCACCATGGCGCTGGTGGCCCACCTGCTGGGCATCTTCACCTGGTTCCTCGGCCCGCTGATCATCTGGCTGATCAACAAGGACGACAGCAGCAAGCGCTTCGTCACCGACCAGGCCAAGGAAGCGCTGAACTTCCAGATCACCATCACCATCGCGATGCTGATCTGCATCGTGCTGACCATCGTCATCATCGGCGGCCTGCTGGCGCCGATCGTCGGCCTGCTCAACGTGATCTTCTGCATCATCGCAGCAGTCAAGGCCAACAACGGCGAAGCCTACCGTTATCCGTTCGCCCTGCGCCTGATCAAGTAA
- a CDS encoding ISL3 family transposase — MAKLDCMPLLGGWAGYRLDGWRREARGGATWLVLSLLPDSRRRRRCSGCGKWVVAIHDQTLRRIRDLPVFDEPVELEVQRQRLACPRCGPKLEHLDWLERHARVTQRLAQSVARMCATTSIHATAKWHGLDWKTVKALDFRHLMQTLGPVDLSDVRVIAMDEFAIQKGHRYATVVVEPSRKRVLWVGRGRSRADIRPFFELLGRVGCERIQAVAMDMNSAFDVEVKAQCPNAEVVYDLFHVVAKYGREVIDRVRVDEANRLRTDKPARRVVKTSRWLLLRNRQNVPAEQRVQLEELLAANKALLTTYLLKDDLKQLWRYRSQSWAEKAWRSWKHRALRSGLEPLRIFVRRLQPYLPGILAHCRWPLGTNLVEGINNKIKVIKRVAYGYRDDAYFFLKIRAAFPGVG; from the coding sequence GTGGCCAAGCTGGATTGTATGCCGTTGCTGGGAGGCTGGGCGGGGTATCGCCTGGATGGATGGCGCCGCGAGGCACGTGGCGGAGCCACGTGGCTGGTGCTTTCGCTGTTGCCTGATTCACGCCGCCGACGACGCTGCAGTGGCTGCGGCAAGTGGGTCGTGGCCATCCACGACCAGACGCTCCGGCGCATCCGTGACTTGCCCGTGTTCGACGAGCCGGTGGAGTTGGAAGTCCAGCGGCAGCGGCTGGCCTGCCCTCGCTGCGGGCCGAAACTGGAGCACTTGGATTGGCTGGAGCGGCATGCCCGGGTAACGCAACGGCTTGCGCAGAGCGTGGCACGCATGTGCGCCACCACCTCGATCCATGCCACCGCAAAGTGGCATGGTCTGGACTGGAAGACGGTCAAAGCGCTTGATTTCAGGCATCTGATGCAGACGCTGGGCCCAGTGGACCTATCGGACGTACGCGTGATCGCGATGGACGAGTTTGCGATCCAGAAGGGGCATCGCTACGCCACCGTGGTCGTCGAGCCATCGCGCAAGCGCGTGCTCTGGGTCGGCCGAGGACGCAGCCGCGCTGACATCCGTCCCTTCTTTGAACTACTCGGCAGGGTCGGTTGCGAACGCATCCAAGCCGTAGCAATGGACATGAATTCGGCCTTTGATGTGGAGGTCAAAGCCCAGTGCCCCAATGCTGAAGTGGTCTACGACCTCTTCCATGTCGTGGCCAAGTACGGGCGCGAAGTCATTGATCGGGTGCGGGTGGACGAGGCCAATCGCCTACGCACCGACAAGCCCGCGCGACGGGTGGTGAAGACCTCGCGCTGGCTCCTGCTGCGCAACCGGCAAAACGTCCCGGCCGAGCAGCGCGTCCAACTCGAGGAGCTGCTGGCCGCCAACAAAGCCCTGCTGACCACTTATCTGCTCAAAGACGACCTGAAGCAGCTGTGGCGCTACCGAAGCCAGAGCTGGGCGGAGAAGGCCTGGCGGTCATGGAAGCATCGCGCCCTGCGAAGCGGGCTGGAGCCGCTGCGCATCTTTGTCCGCCGTCTGCAGCCTTATCTCCCGGGCATCCTGGCCCACTGCCGATGGCCGCTCGGGACGAACCTGGTGGAAGGCATCAACAACAAGATCAAGGTCATCAAGCGCGTTGCCTACGGATACCGAGATGACGCGTACTTCTTCCTGAAGATCCGGGCGGCCTTCCCCGGAGTTGGGTGA
- a CDS encoding alkaline phosphatase, whose product MFRFTPLVAAVTTLLLGACASTAPSSSASAGAVQVDVPAIAHPAGETPQWWYRSGAARAASTGAMDGKAKNVILFLGDGMSLTTVAAARIFEGQRNGHPGEENLLSWERFPATAFSKTYNTDSQTPDSAGTMTAITTGVKTHMGAIGVSAGTRNDCADSLDKGLLTWLQLADSAGMATGVVSTARLTHATPAATYAHSPERNWENDTDVPEEAKAAGCRDIAQQLLSTSRFGRGPLVALGGGRGEFTTVEERDPEYDDKVGQRLDGRSLVTEWQQAHPQGAYVWNARQLQAAANAPAILGLFEPDHMRYEAERKDDPAGEPSLAELTKAAIANLSRHQEGYVLMIEGARIDHANHSGNAYRALTDTVALSDAVRAAVEATSDQDTLIIVTADHSHTLNFVGYPARGNPILGKVKDKGGEDGAGKLDLARDGLGLPYTTLTYANGPGYTGATNQQPVGPKRYPHNPSSFDPTTGRPDLTAVDTEHPDYMQEALVPAKSESHGGEDVGIWARGPGSKAVRGTMEQNAIYHMIVQATPRLRQRLCEAGTCDAKGVPVELPKPTAFERQAGDSK is encoded by the coding sequence ATGTTCCGTTTCACGCCCCTGGTGGCTGCCGTCACCACCCTGCTGCTCGGCGCCTGCGCCAGTACCGCTCCCTCCTCCAGCGCCTCTGCCGGCGCGGTCCAGGTCGATGTGCCGGCCATTGCCCACCCTGCTGGGGAGACGCCGCAGTGGTGGTACCGCAGCGGCGCGGCACGGGCGGCCAGCACCGGTGCGATGGACGGCAAGGCCAAGAACGTCATCCTGTTCCTGGGCGACGGCATGAGCCTGACCACGGTGGCGGCGGCGCGCATCTTCGAGGGGCAGCGCAACGGGCACCCGGGCGAGGAGAACCTGCTGTCCTGGGAGCGCTTCCCGGCGACGGCGTTCAGCAAGACCTACAACACCGATTCGCAGACGCCGGATTCGGCGGGCACCATGACCGCGATCACCACCGGCGTGAAGACCCACATGGGCGCGATCGGCGTCAGCGCGGGCACCCGCAATGACTGCGCCGACAGCCTCGACAAGGGCCTGCTGACCTGGCTGCAGCTGGCCGACAGTGCCGGCATGGCGACCGGCGTGGTCTCTACCGCCCGCCTGACCCATGCCACCCCGGCAGCGACCTACGCGCACTCGCCGGAGCGCAACTGGGAGAACGACACCGATGTGCCGGAAGAGGCCAAGGCCGCCGGCTGCCGTGACATCGCCCAGCAGCTGCTGTCGACCTCGCGCTTCGGGCGCGGCCCGCTGGTCGCCCTCGGCGGCGGACGCGGTGAGTTCACCACGGTGGAAGAGCGCGATCCCGAGTACGACGACAAGGTCGGCCAGCGCCTGGACGGGCGCAGCCTGGTGACCGAATGGCAGCAGGCGCACCCGCAGGGCGCGTACGTATGGAACGCCAGGCAGCTGCAGGCGGCGGCCAATGCGCCGGCCATCCTGGGCCTGTTCGAGCCGGACCACATGCGCTACGAAGCCGAGCGCAAGGACGACCCGGCCGGTGAGCCGAGCCTGGCCGAGCTGACCAAGGCGGCGATCGCCAATCTGTCGCGCCATCAGGAAGGCTATGTGCTGATGATCGAGGGCGCGCGCATCGATCACGCCAACCACAGCGGCAACGCCTACCGGGCGCTGACCGATACGGTGGCGCTGTCCGATGCGGTGCGCGCCGCGGTCGAGGCCACCTCCGACCAGGACACGTTGATCATCGTCACCGCCGATCACTCCCACACCCTGAACTTCGTCGGTTACCCGGCCCGTGGCAACCCGATCCTGGGCAAGGTCAAGGACAAGGGGGGCGAAGACGGTGCCGGCAAGCTGGACCTGGCCCGCGACGGCCTCGGCCTGCCCTACACCACGCTGACCTACGCCAACGGCCCGGGCTACACCGGTGCCACCAACCAGCAGCCGGTCGGCCCGAAGCGCTACCCGCACAACCCGAGCAGCTTCGATCCGACCACGGGTCGGCCGGACCTGACCGCGGTGGATACCGAGCATCCCGATTACATGCAGGAAGCGCTGGTCCCGGCCAAGAGCGAATCGCATGGCGGCGAAGACGTCGGCATCTGGGCACGTGGCCCGGGCAGCAAGGCGGTCCGCGGCACGATGGAGCAGAACGCGATCTACCACATGATCGTGCAGGCCACCCCGCGCCTGCGCCAGCGCCTGTGCGAAGCCGGCACCTGCGATGCCAAGGGCGTGCCGGTCGAGCTGCCCAAGCCGACCGCGTTCGAGCGCCAGGCGGGCGACAGCAAGTAA
- a CDS encoding adhesin, translating into MKRTVLAIAVAAASASAGANGWGNDRDNQNQSANINHLHNVAETRTNTNTDTNTETNTTTNTDTDSRTWNRTWNNTRNNNSTTNTTINDNVTSNTNVTSNRNVTSNRNVTENVNKTSNIQADERQEKNNHGVDVNIEKDLRLSSDISFSGDPEITGSIDIDSAAIAVIDNRQSVTNNLAGNSLVTNSASIADDVGADASGNLGFNVAAGDNNAQDNAASLSAADASFSFGMADAEVFVNQFGGGNTTINSGVTNAAGLGGNAFSGASGNIGANVASGNNNEQKNALAASVATSAYATSSISSNQVSSGNTVSNAGYLQSMTDTVDVNLSGRVAGATLAVGAGRYSGTGSAYQKDNYYLDSWSGALDHPSGSANGHIDLDSDIQNATANPNRPGVGGIAFDTDERGTSQFVELGVADLYASLSGTVSTTRWVNVDATNTAALSGSAFSGASGNIGVNVASGTGNLQANSLALAVAQPSTGGGGGGGPEQ; encoded by the coding sequence ATGAAACGGACCGTACTGGCCATCGCCGTCGCCGCTGCATCCGCCTCCGCCGGCGCCAATGGCTGGGGCAATGACCGCGACAACCAGAACCAGAGCGCCAACATCAACCACCTGCACAACGTGGCTGAAACGCGCACCAACACCAACACCGATACCAACACCGAAACCAATACCACCACCAACACCGATACCGATTCGCGCACCTGGAACCGGACCTGGAACAACACCCGCAACAACAACAGCACCACCAACACCACCATCAACGACAACGTGACGAGCAACACCAACGTCACCAGCAACCGCAACGTGACCAGCAACCGCAACGTCACCGAGAACGTCAACAAGACCAGCAACATCCAGGCTGACGAGCGCCAGGAAAAGAACAACCACGGCGTCGACGTCAACATTGAAAAGGACCTGCGCCTGAGCTCGGATATCAGCTTCTCGGGCGATCCGGAAATCACCGGCTCGATCGACATCGATTCGGCCGCCATCGCCGTCATCGACAACCGCCAGTCGGTCACCAACAATCTGGCCGGCAACAGCCTGGTGACCAACAGCGCCTCGATCGCCGACGACGTCGGTGCCGATGCCTCCGGCAACCTGGGCTTCAACGTCGCCGCCGGTGACAACAACGCGCAGGACAACGCCGCCTCGCTGTCCGCCGCCGATGCCTCCTTCAGCTTCGGCATGGCCGATGCGGAAGTCTTCGTCAACCAGTTCGGCGGTGGCAACACCACGATCAACTCCGGCGTGACCAACGCTGCGGGCCTGGGTGGCAATGCCTTCAGCGGTGCGTCGGGCAACATCGGCGCCAACGTCGCTTCCGGCAACAACAACGAGCAGAAGAACGCGCTCGCCGCATCGGTCGCCACCAGCGCCTATGCGACCTCGAGCATCAGCTCCAACCAGGTGTCCTCCGGCAACACCGTCAGCAACGCCGGCTACCTGCAGTCGATGACCGACACCGTGGACGTGAACCTGAGCGGTCGCGTCGCCGGCGCCACGTTGGCAGTGGGTGCGGGTCGTTACAGCGGCACGGGTAGTGCCTACCAGAAAGACAACTACTACCTGGACAGCTGGAGCGGCGCGCTGGATCACCCGAGCGGCAGCGCGAACGGCCACATCGATCTGGATAGCGATATCCAGAATGCCACCGCCAACCCGAATCGTCCGGGCGTGGGCGGCATTGCCTTCGATACCGATGAGCGCGGCACCAGCCAGTTCGTCGAACTGGGCGTGGCCGATCTCTACGCGAGCCTGAGCGGCACCGTCTCCACCACCCGCTGGGTGAACGTGGATGCGACCAACACCGCGGCGTTGTCCGGCAGTGCGTTCTCCGGCGCCTCCGGCAACATCGGGGTGAACGTGGCCTCCGGTACCGGCAACCTGCAGGCCAACAGCCTGGCCCTGGCGGTTGCGCAGCCCTCCACCGGCGGCGGTGGCGGCGGCGGTCCGGAACAGTAA
- a CDS encoding exodeoxyribonuclease VII small subunit, with protein MAKKSPNETSPVAHFEQSLEELEQLVEKMETGEMSLEQSLSAYERGVGLYRQCQQALEQAELRVRLLSDPAQPDTAVPFDPPSHDG; from the coding sequence ATGGCAAAGAAGTCCCCCAATGAAACCTCCCCGGTCGCCCACTTCGAGCAGTCGCTGGAAGAGCTGGAGCAGCTGGTGGAGAAGATGGAAACCGGCGAAATGAGCCTGGAGCAATCGCTCAGCGCCTACGAACGTGGCGTCGGCCTGTACCGCCAGTGCCAGCAGGCGCTGGAACAGGCCGAACTGCGCGTGCGCCTGCTCAGCGATCCGGCCCAGCCCGACACCGCGGTGCCATTCGACCCGCCCAGCCATGACGGTTGA